One segment of Alligator mississippiensis isolate rAllMis1 chromosome 13, rAllMis1, whole genome shotgun sequence DNA contains the following:
- the PDZD9 gene encoding PDZ domain-containing protein 9, whose product LLPLAGDILIKIGHANVLGWTLRELRQLLYNIPVGTSLQIKVYRDFVEVPEHWQSAVELIPEVKLPSNTEIKRNPPFPTCLSLSLKGHENNIHYVVHFSTSSKSSEEKEVWSSSDDEVDINLESFRYKSSQSYGYELIEQLPSISRVWHEFKRNHHTFTVGTDIGCDIILHNEVDALCDSGFATTGIKSSSYWTMPKNDDNLSSSSSSLSDAFWLEEFAIVLD is encoded by the exons TTGCTTCCCCTGGCAGGTGACATTCTGATTAAAATTGGACATGCTAACGTATTAGGATGGACACTGCGAGAGCTTAGGCAACTTTTGTACAATATTCCTGTAGGAACGAGTCTACAAATCAAGGTTTACAGAGATTTTGTTGAAGTACCTGAACACTGGCAAAGTGCAGTTGAATTAATTCCAGAAGTAAAGCTTCCTTCAAATACAGA GATCAAGAGAAACCCTCCATTTCCAACTTGTCTTTCTCTGTCCCTAAAAGGTCATGAG AATAACATTCACTATGTTGTACATTTTAGCACATCAAGTAAAAGCAGCGAGGAGAAAGAAGTCTGGAGCAGTAGCGATGATGAGGTTGATATAAACCTGGAAAGTTTTAGATACAAATCTTCACAATCATATGGTTATGAGCTTATAGAACAACTACCATCAATATCCAGAGTTTGGCATGAATTTAAAAGAAACCACCACACATTTACAGTAGGAACAGATATTGGATGTGACATTATACTTCATAATGAAGTTGATGCATTGTGTGATTCTGGTTTTGCTACTACTGGCATTAAATCTTCTTCATACTGGACTATGCCAAAGAATGATGACAACTTatcatcctcctcttcctctctatCAGATGCATTTTGGCTTGAGGAGTTTGCCATTGTTTTGGACTAG